Below is a window of Shewanella khirikhana DNA.
CGTGCCCATGCGGCCAATCTCGGTGTGCCGGTTGCCGATTCTGAGGTGCTGGGCTGTAAGGATATGAAGGCCTTTGCCGTGGGCGGCAGCGGCGCCATGAACATCTATTGGGAGCAGGACTGGAGTTATGTGCCCGGCAATCCCAATGGCGGCAAGAGCTATGCCTGTAAGCTGGTGGGCTATCAAACCCGTTTCAGCGCCTTCCGCGATGGGGATTATGGCCGCTGTCTGAGCCACTTCTTCCCGGAACTGGTGATTGAGGCAGGCGATGGCTCCGGTGGCGGTGGAGACAATGGCGGTGGGAATAACGGCGGCGGTGAGCCAGCCAATCAGCCACCACTGGCGAAAATCAGTGGTCCATCCGAGGCTGACAGCGGCGCTTCGGTGCAGCTGTCGGCGAAGCAATCCAGCGATCCTGAAGGCAAAGCGTTAAGCTTCGCCTGGAGTTTACCGGCGGGCGTGACGGCAGACAGTGTCGATGGCGCGCTCATCACCCTGTCGTTGCCTGAGGTAAGCGCCGATACCAGCTTGAACATAGGTGTGACAGTCGCAGATCCCGAAGGCGCGAGCCACAGTGTCAGCCATGGGCTGCTGCTGAAGGCGGGCACCGGGGAAACACCAGCCTATCCTGGCTATCAGCCAGGCGCGAATTATCAGGCCGGCAGCCGGGTCAGCAATCAGGGCAAAAACTATGAGTGTAAGCCATACCCTTACAGCGGCTGGTGCAGTGGTTCAGCCTGGGCCTATGAGCCAGGGGTAGGTGCCTATTGGAGCGATGCCTGGCAGGCGTTGTAAGTCGTCAGCGTTGTAAGTTGTCAGTGGTGTAAATTGCAGCTAAGTGAGCTTAACGTGCAGCTAAATTAGCGCATCTTGCACGCAAGTGTCGGTAAACAAAAAACGGAGGCTCAGGCCTCCGTTTTTATTTTGCGTCAGTCAGTAATTACTCGATGGCAATCAGTTCGACATCGAAAATCAGTACCGAGCCGCCCGGGATTTTGCCCACGCTGCGGCTGCCGTATGCCAGACTTGCCGGAATGAAGAAGCGGAACTTGTCGCCTTCTTTCATCAGTTGCACCCCTTCGGTCCAACCTTTGATAACCCGGTTCAGTGGGAAGGCGATGGTTTCGCCGCGATCAACCGAAGAATCGAACACTGTGCCATCGGTCAAGGTGCCATGGTAGTGCACCCGTACTGTGTCACTGGCGCTGGGGTGACGTTCACCATTGCCTGCAACCAACACCTCATACTGCAAGCCGGAAGCAGTGGTTACCACGCCATCGCGTTTGCCGTTGTCGGCAAGATACAGGGCACCTTTTTCTTCGTTGGCTTTGGCGGCCTTTTGGCCGTTCATGGTGGTGAAAAAGTAAAAGATAACGCAGGCAATAACGACAGCAGCGAGGGCAATTCTCATGGGTGGGTTCCAGTGTCCGGATTAATAACCTGTGCAGTATGGTACGGGGGGAATGAAGAGCGAACAAGCCTTTAATTAGAAGCGGTTGTCGCAGCGAACCTGAAGCTGGCGCTGAACGTTTGCGGCTTGTCTATTCTGCCTTTTTATCGGGTATTGGCTTGGGCTCAGCCCCGGCATTTATATCTGGAATAGCCATCTGCCGACGTATTCGTCTGCGGTAGGTACGGGAGTATGATAAGTTGAAACTTTGACCAGTGAATTTGGATAATACTGGCTGTTGGTGTAAAATATTCCATTCAAACAGTATGTTGCAAGGATTTTACCTATGTTGCGCCCCACAGGAAATGCAGTATTACATCTGTTGCTTCTTTGTTCGCTGCTCACGTCCGGCGCCCTTCGCGCAGGAGAACTGACCGACACCCCCGATGACACTTCCTTCAGCCCGTACCCCTATGTGGGAGCCAAAGCCGGCTGGATGCATTATCAACATGCCTGCGAAGACTGGAATGTTGGCTGCGATGGCGATGACAATGCCTTCGGTGGCTTTGCCGGTTACCAGATTACCCCGTTCCTCGGCTTTGAAGCAGCCTGGCTTGATCTGGGTAATGCCGTGGGGATTTACCCAGAGGGCGGGGTCAACCAAACCTACACAGGCGCCATGGCCGGGTGGGAATTCTCGTTCCTGGGCCGTTTTGGGCTGACCGATAACCTCGATGCCTTTATCAAGGCCGGTGCCTTTGTTTGGGATGGTGAAAACCAGGGCCCAAGACGCACCGACACCGACTCAGGCACGGCGCCCATGGCTGGTGTTGGCCTTGAATATCAGTTTGCCAGGCATTGGAGTGCGCGGCTCGAATACCAATATATCGACAGCCTCGGCAGCGATAAGCTGGGCGGCAGCAACGGCCACTTTACCAGCCTTGGGGT
It encodes the following:
- a CDS encoding FKBP-type peptidyl-prolyl cis-trans isomerase; translation: MRIALAAVVIACVIFYFFTTMNGQKAAKANEEKGALYLADNGKRDGVVTTASGLQYEVLVAGNGERHPSASDTVRVHYHGTLTDGTVFDSSVDRGETIAFPLNRVIKGWTEGVQLMKEGDKFRFFIPASLAYGSRSVGKIPGGSVLIFDVELIAIE
- a CDS encoding OmpA family protein; its protein translation is MLRPTGNAVLHLLLLCSLLTSGALRAGELTDTPDDTSFSPYPYVGAKAGWMHYQHACEDWNVGCDGDDNAFGGFAGYQITPFLGFEAAWLDLGNAVGIYPEGGVNQTYTGAMAGWEFSFLGRFGLTDNLDAFIKAGAFVWDGENQGPRRTDTDSGTAPMAGVGLEYQFARHWSARLEYQYIDSLGSDKLGGSNGHFTSLGVIYRFGAEPQPVVAKTPEPVPEPVAVMPTKVNHTLEALHLVTLFAFDSSTLTDTAALDVALERLQRYPTAKVQLKGYTDAKGSNAYNLKLSERRAQAVADYFMARGVSAERIQTQAFGEDFPAAANDSAEHRHLNRRVDVFSPSIVIEVDVTPVSNDANAR